Proteins co-encoded in one Streptomyces sp. NBC_01283 genomic window:
- a CDS encoding Zn-dependent alcohol dehydrogenase gives MRGVVFDRSKAEGSRVEVVDDLDVRDPGPGEVLVAVAAAGLCHSDLSVIDGTIPFPSPVVLGHEGAGVVEAVGAGVTHVAAGDHVALSTIASCGTCGECNRGRPTMCRRAIGMPDQPFSRGGEPIYQFAANSAFAERTVVKAVQAVKIPESIPLTSAALIGCGVVTGVGAALNRAKVDRGDSVVVIGTGGIGLNVLQGARIGGATRIVAVDANPDKESVARQFGATHFFSSAEAEGVKELLPTGADHVFECVGRVELIRQAVDLLDRHGQAILLGVPPATAEASFLVSSLFLDKSILGCRYGSARPQRDFALYAELYLAGRLLLDELVTETYPVEDFAKAVGDAEAGRVARGVLTF, from the coding sequence ATGAGGGGTGTCGTTTTCGACAGGAGCAAGGCCGAGGGTTCGAGGGTGGAGGTCGTCGACGACCTCGACGTACGGGATCCGGGGCCGGGGGAGGTGCTGGTCGCCGTCGCGGCGGCCGGGCTGTGCCACAGTGACCTCTCGGTGATCGACGGGACCATTCCCTTCCCCTCGCCGGTGGTGCTCGGGCACGAAGGAGCGGGGGTGGTGGAGGCGGTCGGTGCGGGGGTGACCCATGTGGCGGCCGGTGATCATGTGGCGCTCTCGACCATCGCCAGCTGCGGGACGTGCGGGGAGTGCAACCGGGGGCGGCCGACCATGTGCCGGCGCGCCATCGGGATGCCGGACCAGCCGTTCTCGCGGGGCGGCGAGCCGATCTACCAGTTCGCGGCGAACTCCGCGTTCGCGGAACGCACGGTGGTGAAGGCCGTGCAGGCCGTGAAGATCCCGGAGAGCATCCCGCTGACGTCGGCGGCGTTGATCGGGTGCGGGGTGGTGACCGGGGTCGGGGCCGCGCTGAACCGGGCCAAGGTGGACCGCGGGGACAGCGTGGTGGTGATCGGTACCGGTGGCATCGGCCTGAACGTGCTGCAGGGGGCGAGGATCGGCGGGGCGACGCGGATCGTGGCGGTCGACGCGAACCCCGATAAGGAGAGCGTGGCACGGCAGTTCGGTGCCACGCACTTCTTCTCGTCGGCGGAGGCGGAGGGCGTGAAGGAGCTGCTGCCCACGGGGGCGGACCACGTCTTCGAGTGCGTGGGCCGGGTCGAGCTGATCCGGCAGGCGGTCGATCTCCTGGACCGGCATGGGCAGGCGATCCTGCTGGGGGTGCCGCCGGCCACGGCCGAGGCGTCGTTCCTGGTGTCGTCGTTGTTCCTGGACAAGTCGATCCTGGGCTGCCGCTATGGCTCGGCACGTCCGCAGCGGGACTTCGCGCTGTACGCGGAGCTTTATCTGGCGGGGCGCCTTCTGCTGGACGAGCTCGTCACGGAGACGTATCCGGTGGAGGACTTCGCGAAGGCTGTGGGGGATGCGGAGGCGGGGCGGGTGGCTCGGGGGGTTCTGACGTTCTGA
- a CDS encoding MFS transporter produces MTQTDVNQPVEPPREAPVRRRRIHRAWFVAAVTFVTIIGAAAFRSLPGLLIDPLHAEFHWSRGTIGLAVSINLALYGLTAPFAAALMDRFGIRRVVAVALVVIALGSGLTVWMQSAWQLLLCWGLLVGLGSGSMALAFAATVTNRWFTTRRGLVTGILTAASASGQLIFLPLLSWMVEAYKWRPAAVTVALTALAVVPFVWLLLRDHPADVGLKPYGSEEFVEKPPPATGAARRAVTVLFKAARTGPFWLLAGTFAICGASTNGLIQTHFVPAAHDHGMPITAAASLLAVIGVFDVVGTIASGWFTDRFDARRLLAVYYALRGVSLLFLPLLLDSAVHPPMVFFIVFYGLDWVATVPPTLALCREQYGEDSAIVFGWVLASHQVGAALVAVIGGVVRDTFGSYDVMWIASGALCAAAALMALVIRRAGGGAETAVRPPALT; encoded by the coding sequence GTGACCCAGACAGACGTGAATCAGCCGGTCGAGCCGCCCCGGGAGGCGCCGGTCCGGCGCCGCCGCATCCACCGGGCCTGGTTCGTCGCCGCCGTCACCTTCGTGACGATCATCGGTGCCGCCGCGTTCCGCTCCCTGCCGGGCCTGCTCATCGATCCGCTGCACGCGGAGTTCCACTGGTCGCGCGGCACGATCGGCCTCGCGGTCTCCATCAACCTCGCGCTGTACGGGCTCACCGCGCCGTTCGCCGCCGCCCTGATGGACCGCTTCGGCATCCGGCGGGTCGTCGCCGTCGCGCTCGTCGTGATCGCGCTCGGCTCCGGACTCACCGTCTGGATGCAGTCCGCCTGGCAGCTCCTGCTGTGCTGGGGGCTGCTCGTCGGGCTCGGCTCGGGGTCGATGGCGCTCGCCTTCGCCGCCACCGTCACCAACCGCTGGTTCACCACGCGGCGCGGACTCGTCACCGGCATCCTGACGGCGGCCTCCGCGTCCGGACAGCTGATCTTCCTGCCGCTGCTCTCCTGGATGGTGGAGGCGTACAAGTGGCGGCCCGCCGCGGTGACCGTCGCCCTGACCGCGCTCGCCGTCGTCCCGTTCGTATGGCTGCTGCTGCGCGACCACCCCGCGGACGTCGGCCTGAAGCCGTACGGGTCCGAGGAGTTCGTGGAGAAGCCCCCGCCCGCCACGGGGGCGGCGCGGCGTGCGGTGACCGTGCTGTTCAAGGCGGCCCGCACCGGGCCCTTCTGGCTGCTCGCCGGGACCTTCGCCATCTGCGGCGCCTCGACGAACGGACTGATCCAGACGCACTTCGTGCCCGCCGCGCACGACCACGGCATGCCGATCACGGCGGCCGCGTCGCTCCTCGCCGTCATCGGCGTCTTCGACGTGGTGGGGACGATCGCGTCCGGCTGGTTCACGGACCGCTTCGACGCGCGGCGGCTCCTTGCCGTGTACTACGCGCTGCGCGGCGTCTCGCTGCTCTTCCTGCCGCTGCTGCTCGACTCGGCCGTGCACCCGCCGATGGTCTTCTTCATCGTCTTCTACGGACTCGACTGGGTGGCCACCGTGCCGCCGACCCTGGCCCTGTGCCGGGAGCAGTACGGCGAGGACAGCGCCATCGTCTTCGGCTGGGTGCTCGCGTCGCACCAGGTGGGGGCCGCGCTCGTGGCCGTCATCGGGGGTGTCGTGCGGGACACGTTCGGGTCGTACGACGTGATGTGGATCGCCTCGGGGGCGCTGTGCGCGGCGGCTGCGCTGATGGCCCTGGTCATCCGGCGGGCCGGCGGCGGCGCGGAGACGGCCGTGCGACCGCCCGCGCTCACGTAG
- a CDS encoding flavin reductase family protein, giving the protein MGHAGMAATVVRYLRSVGAPTTTGPVEALPRPQLRAVGDDERAPLDAGEFRRVLGNFATGVTVITAPASEGEAGPAGFACQSFSSLSLAPPLVSFMVARTSTTWPRIARAGVFCVNVLGADQGALCRGFAVSGADKFAGVVYDAAPVTGSPRLAGVPAWIDCTIQAVHTGGDHLIVVGRVDALGATDDGEPLLFHRGEFGRFDTPAT; this is encoded by the coding sequence GCCACCGTCGTCCGATACCTCAGGTCGGTCGGCGCGCCGACCACCACCGGCCCGGTCGAAGCCCTTCCCCGCCCGCAGTTACGGGCGGTCGGCGACGACGAGCGGGCTCCCCTTGACGCGGGCGAGTTCCGGCGCGTCCTCGGGAACTTCGCCACCGGCGTGACCGTGATCACCGCGCCGGCGTCCGAAGGCGAGGCAGGCCCGGCCGGATTCGCCTGCCAGTCCTTCTCCTCGCTCTCCCTCGCCCCGCCCCTGGTCTCCTTCATGGTCGCGCGTACGTCGACGACGTGGCCGCGCATCGCGCGCGCGGGCGTCTTCTGCGTCAACGTCCTGGGCGCCGACCAGGGCGCACTGTGCCGCGGCTTCGCGGTGAGCGGAGCCGACAAGTTCGCGGGAGTGGTCTACGACGCCGCTCCCGTCACCGGCTCGCCCCGCCTGGCCGGCGTACCGGCCTGGATCGACTGCACGATCCAGGCGGTGCACACCGGGGGCGACCACCTGATCGTGGTCGGCCGGGTGGACGCCCTGGGCGCCACCGACGACGGCGAACCGCTCCTCTTCCACCGGGGCGAGTTCGGCAGGTTCGACACCCCGGCCACGTAA
- a CDS encoding cyclase family protein, whose product MSDSAPTGPTDSTPASALPPEFHDIAKRVNNWGRWGSDDEIGTLNLITDEVVREAAATIRTGRRIPLALPLKEDGVQTGLIPGRINPLHTMVQINQELFGPGTVATSDDAVTMGLQTATHWDALTHASHSGKIYNGRPADSITAHTGARFSGIDKVPHLVSRGVLLDVARAKGVDRLPGDHAVTPEDLAEAAEFAGITVRAGDIVLVRTGQIQTYLAGDKHAYGYPSPGLSVHTPEWFHARDVAAVANDTLTFEIFPPEIENLWLPVHALDLVEMGMLQGQNWNLEKLSTACAEVSRYSFLLSAMPEPFIGGTGTPVAPVAVL is encoded by the coding sequence ATGTCAGACTCGGCACCCACAGGTCCCACCGATTCGACCCCGGCGTCCGCCCTGCCGCCCGAGTTCCACGACATCGCCAAACGCGTGAACAACTGGGGCCGTTGGGGCTCCGACGACGAGATCGGCACCCTCAACCTCATCACCGACGAGGTCGTACGCGAGGCCGCCGCCACCATTCGCACCGGCAGGCGCATTCCACTCGCACTGCCGCTCAAGGAGGACGGCGTCCAGACCGGCCTGATACCCGGCCGGATCAACCCCCTCCACACGATGGTGCAGATCAACCAGGAGCTCTTCGGCCCCGGCACGGTCGCCACCAGCGACGACGCCGTCACGATGGGCCTCCAGACAGCCACCCACTGGGACGCGCTCACCCACGCCTCGCACTCGGGAAAGATCTACAACGGCCGCCCCGCCGACTCCATCACCGCCCACACCGGCGCGCGGTTCAGCGGCATCGACAAGGTGCCGCACCTCGTCTCGCGCGGCGTACTGCTCGACGTCGCCCGCGCCAAGGGCGTGGACCGGCTGCCCGGCGATCACGCGGTGACGCCCGAAGACCTGGCGGAGGCAGCGGAGTTCGCCGGGATCACCGTCCGCGCCGGCGACATCGTCCTCGTACGCACCGGCCAGATCCAGACCTACCTGGCGGGCGACAAGCACGCGTACGGATATCCGTCCCCCGGCCTCTCGGTCCACACCCCGGAGTGGTTCCACGCTCGCGATGTCGCGGCGGTCGCCAACGACACGCTCACCTTCGAGATCTTCCCGCCCGAGATCGAGAACCTCTGGCTGCCCGTGCACGCGCTCGACCTGGTCGAGATGGGGATGCTGCAGGGCCAGAACTGGAATCTCGAAAAGTTGTCCACAGCCTGTGCAGAAGTTTCCCGCTACAGCTTCCTGCTCTCCGCGATGCCCGAACCGTTCATCGGCGGTACGGGGACACCCGTCGCGCCCGTAGCGGTGCTGTGA
- a CDS encoding SDR family NAD(P)-dependent oxidoreductase, which translates to MGNFLAGKVVAVTGAGRGIGRAVALAAAAEGARVIVNDYGVSMEGAEPTSEIADGVVKEIQAAGGEAVAVADDISTMAGGQRIVDVALAEYGRIDGVVCVAGILRERMLFNMSEEEWDPVVATHLKGTFTVFRAASAVMRKQGTGTLIGFTSGNHQGSVAQANYSAAKGGIISLVRSAALGLNKYGVTANAVAPVARTRMSANVPMELKEIGEPEDVAALVTYLLSERAREEKITGQVYTVAGPKIAVWAQPRELRAGYVEGGWTPEKIADFLPGTVGVDPMPMLAQLEAMAKAAAAKDRPNA; encoded by the coding sequence GTGGGGAACTTCTTGGCAGGCAAGGTGGTGGCCGTCACCGGCGCCGGACGCGGCATCGGCAGGGCGGTCGCGCTCGCCGCCGCGGCCGAGGGTGCCAGGGTCATCGTGAATGACTACGGCGTCTCCATGGAGGGGGCGGAACCGACCAGTGAGATAGCCGACGGCGTGGTCAAGGAGATCCAGGCGGCGGGCGGCGAGGCCGTCGCCGTCGCCGACGACATCTCCACCATGGCGGGCGGGCAGCGGATCGTGGACGTCGCGCTCGCCGAGTACGGGCGCATCGACGGTGTGGTGTGCGTGGCCGGGATCCTGCGCGAACGGATGCTCTTCAACATGTCCGAGGAGGAGTGGGACCCGGTGGTCGCCACCCACCTCAAGGGCACGTTCACCGTCTTCAGGGCCGCTTCGGCGGTCATGCGGAAGCAGGGGACGGGCACACTGATCGGCTTCACCAGCGGCAACCACCAGGGGTCCGTCGCGCAGGCCAACTACAGCGCCGCCAAGGGCGGGATCATCTCGCTGGTGCGGAGCGCCGCGCTCGGCCTGAACAAGTACGGGGTGACGGCGAACGCGGTGGCGCCCGTCGCGCGCACGCGCATGTCCGCCAATGTGCCCATGGAGCTGAAGGAGATCGGGGAGCCGGAGGACGTGGCCGCGCTGGTCACGTATCTGCTGAGCGAGCGGGCCCGGGAGGAGAAGATCACCGGGCAGGTCTATACGGTCGCGGGCCCGAAGATCGCCGTCTGGGCACAGCCGCGTGAGCTGCGGGCCGGGTATGTCGAGGGCGGCTGGACCCCGGAGAAGATCGCCGACTTCCTGCCGGGGACGGTGGGGGTCGACCCGATGCCGATGCTGGCCCAGCTGGAGGCGATGGCGAAGGCCGCCGCCGCCAAAGACCGGCCGAACGCGTAG
- a CDS encoding acyl-CoA dehydrogenase family protein: MEFGFGPEDEEFRAEARAWLTEHLTGVFAGAAGRGGPGSEHEGAEERRAWDRELGRGGWIGLGWGAGAGAGAGAGAGAGAGAGVGAGAGVLGVYGNRLASLTQQVVWAEEYARVRAPGRYGHIGENLLAPTLLAYGTQEQQDEFLPPIARGEALWCQGYSEPGAGSDLAGLRTVAVRDGDVYRVTGQKIWTSLAHEADWCFVLARTEAGSTGHRGISFLLVPMDQPGRVEVRPIRQLTGTSEFNEVFFDGAVARAAHVVGGAGNGWRVAMGLLGFERGVSTLVQQIGFAEELGSVVREAVDSGAVDDPVLRDRLVRQWAELRVMRWNALRTLGSSGGSRADSGVGAGAPSVAKLLWGGWHQRLGELAMAVRGAAGAVGPGDWSESEPYELDALQRLFLFTRADTIYGGSDEIQRNIIAERVLGLPREAR; the protein is encoded by the coding sequence GTGGAGTTCGGATTCGGCCCGGAGGACGAGGAGTTCCGCGCGGAGGCCCGCGCGTGGCTCACCGAACACCTGACGGGGGTGTTCGCCGGGGCGGCGGGGCGGGGTGGCCCCGGGAGTGAGCACGAGGGGGCGGAGGAAAGGCGGGCCTGGGACCGGGAGTTGGGGAGGGGTGGGTGGATTGGGCTTGGGTGGGGTGCGGGTGCGGGTGCGGGTGCGGGTGCTGGTGCAGGGGCCGGTGCAGGTGCAGGTGTAGGTGCAGGTGCTGGGGTTTTGGGGGTGTATGGGAATCGGCTGGCCTCGTTGACCCAGCAAGTCGTCTGGGCCGAGGAGTACGCGCGCGTGCGGGCTCCCGGGCGCTATGGGCACATCGGCGAGAACCTGCTGGCCCCGACCCTCCTCGCTTACGGCACGCAGGAGCAGCAGGACGAGTTCCTGCCGCCCATCGCGCGCGGGGAGGCCCTGTGGTGCCAGGGGTACAGCGAGCCGGGCGCCGGGTCGGACCTGGCGGGGCTGCGGACGGTGGCGGTGCGGGACGGCGACGTGTACCGCGTCACCGGGCAGAAGATCTGGACCTCGCTCGCCCACGAGGCGGACTGGTGCTTCGTCCTCGCGCGGACGGAGGCGGGGTCCACCGGCCACCGGGGGATCTCGTTCCTGCTGGTCCCGATGGATCAGCCCGGACGCGTCGAGGTGCGTCCCATACGGCAGTTGACGGGTACGAGCGAGTTCAACGAAGTCTTCTTCGACGGTGCGGTCGCGCGCGCCGCGCACGTGGTCGGCGGTGCCGGAAACGGGTGGCGCGTCGCCATGGGCCTCCTCGGCTTCGAACGGGGCGTGTCCACGCTCGTCCAGCAGATCGGGTTCGCCGAGGAGCTGGGGAGCGTCGTACGGGAGGCCGTCGACAGCGGGGCCGTCGACGATCCCGTGCTGCGGGACCGCCTCGTGCGGCAGTGGGCGGAGCTACGGGTCATGCGGTGGAACGCCCTGCGTACGTTGGGGAGTTCGGGCGGCTCCCGGGCCGACTCCGGGGTCGGCGCGGGCGCTCCCAGTGTGGCCAAGCTGCTCTGGGGCGGGTGGCATCAGCGGCTCGGCGAGCTGGCGATGGCGGTACGGGGGGCTGCGGGGGCGGTCGGTCCAGGGGACTGGAGCGAGAGCGAACCGTACGAACTCGATGCCCTGCAAAGGCTCTTCCTCTTCACGCGGGCCGACACCATCTACGGCGGCTCGGACGAGATTCAGCGCAACATCATCGCCGAGCGCGTGCTCGGCCTGCCGAGGGAGGCGCGATGA
- a CDS encoding GlxA family transcriptional regulator, giving the protein MASTTGDSGVPGTPGPTATARHRVVVLALDGVIPFELGIPQRIFGRARTADAEPLYEVVTASVRPPGPVRTDADYSILVENGPDCLATADTVVIPASYELGPVYEEGRLTEELASALAHITPGTRMISICTGGYVLAAAGYLDGRTATTHWSSAEHFQRVFPRITVDPEVLFIDDGDVLTSAGVAAGLDLCLHVVRSDHGSVVANDVARRTVVPPHRDGGQAQYIQRPVPEPQLATTTAARAWALARLHEPIQLRDMADQESMSVRTFTRRFREEVGISPGQWLAQQRVERARHLLESSDLSVDRVARDAGFGTAQSMRGHLQAALGVTPTAYRRTFRAGACLS; this is encoded by the coding sequence ATGGCCTCAACGACCGGCGATTCCGGAGTGCCCGGCACCCCCGGGCCGACCGCCACCGCCCGTCACCGCGTGGTGGTCCTGGCCCTGGACGGTGTCATCCCCTTCGAGTTGGGCATCCCGCAGCGGATCTTCGGCCGGGCGCGAACCGCTGACGCCGAGCCCCTCTACGAGGTCGTGACCGCGTCCGTCCGCCCGCCGGGCCCGGTGCGCACGGACGCCGACTACTCGATCCTCGTCGAGAACGGCCCGGACTGTCTGGCCACCGCCGACACGGTGGTGATCCCGGCTTCGTACGAACTGGGTCCGGTCTACGAGGAAGGCCGCCTGACCGAGGAACTAGCCTCGGCCCTGGCCCACATCACACCGGGCACGCGCATGATCTCCATCTGCACGGGTGGTTACGTCCTCGCCGCCGCGGGCTACCTCGACGGCCGCACGGCGACGACGCACTGGTCGTCGGCGGAGCACTTCCAGCGCGTCTTCCCGCGGATCACGGTGGATCCCGAGGTCCTCTTCATCGACGACGGCGACGTCCTCACCTCGGCGGGTGTGGCGGCCGGCCTCGACCTCTGCCTCCATGTCGTACGCAGCGATCACGGATCGGTGGTAGCCAATGACGTGGCCCGCCGTACGGTGGTGCCCCCGCACCGGGACGGGGGCCAGGCCCAGTACATCCAACGCCCGGTCCCTGAACCGCAGTTGGCCACGACGACCGCCGCGCGGGCGTGGGCCCTCGCCCGCCTCCACGAGCCGATCCAGCTCCGCGACATGGCGGACCAGGAGTCCATGTCCGTACGCACGTTCACGCGGCGCTTCCGGGAGGAGGTGGGGATCAGCCCCGGCCAGTGGCTCGCGCAGCAGCGGGTGGAGCGGGCGCGGCACCTCCTGGAGTCCAGCGATCTTTCCGTGGACCGGGTGGCGCGGGATGCGGGCTTCGGTACGGCACAGTCCATGCGGGGTCACTTGCAGGCGGCCCTGGGTGTAACCCCGACCGCCTACCGCCGCACTTTCCGCGCCGGCGCGTGTCTCTCTTGA